AATGCAGCCGTTTCTGTAGATAAAGATAATAATTATAGAATAGCGATAGGAGCTAGACCTGCTGTAGCAAAATTAGCTATTAATGCTATGAATTATTTAAAAGAAAATAAAAACATTGAAGAAGTTGCTAAAATTGCAGCTCAAGAAATGGATTATGGAACTAATATCAAAGGATCAAAAGAATATAGAGAAATGGTTGCTCCTGTTCTTGTTAAAAGAGGTTTAGAGGAGGTAATAAAATGAAAATAAAAATGACAATAAATAATGTGCTAAAAGAAGTAGAAGTATCTCCTTCAGAATTTTTATTAGATGTATTAAGAAGACTAGATTATATGAGTGTAAAAAAAGGTTGTGATACAGGAACATGTGGAGTTTGTACAGTACTAATGGATGGAAAGCCAGTACTATCTTGTTCTGTTTTAGCTGCATCTGCAGATGGACATAAAATAACAACTATAGAAGGATTAAGAGATGATCCTGAATTTAAAGCTATATCTCAAGCATTATTAGATGAAGGAGCAGATCAATGTGGTTTTTGTAGTCCTGGACTAATTTTAAATGTATATGCAATGAAAAGAGATTTAAAGAATCCAACTGAAGAAGAAATGAAAAAATATTTAGTAGGAAATCTATGTAGATGTACAGGATATGTGCCACAAATGAGAGCTATAAAAAAGTATTTTGAGGTGAGATCATGAAAGAAGTAAAAAGACCTATTAATAAAGTTGATGGATATGGATTAGTTAGTGGACAACCAGTATATACAGATGATTTAGCACCAAAAAATTCTTTAGTTGTAAAAATATTAAGATCTCCACATGCATTTGCAAGAATAAAAAATATAAATACTGAAAAAGCAAAATCTTTAGAAGGAGTAGAATGTGTTTTAACATATAAAGATGTTCCAAGAAATATTTTTACTAGAGCAGGTCAAGGATATCCAGAACCATCACCATATGATAAATATAT
This genomic stretch from Marinitoga litoralis harbors:
- a CDS encoding (2Fe-2S)-binding protein produces the protein MKIKMTINNVLKEVEVSPSEFLLDVLRRLDYMSVKKGCDTGTCGVCTVLMDGKPVLSCSVLAASADGHKITTIEGLRDDPEFKAISQALLDEGADQCGFCSPGLILNVYAMKRDLKNPTEEEMKKYLVGNLCRCTGYVPQMRAIKKYFEVRS